The following is a genomic window from Pedobacter sp. KBS0701.
CTTTTTAGTGTTACAATATGGATTAAAACAATGATGAGCCCAATTAGTTCGAGCAGGCCGCAGAAATAAAATGCATAAAGCACAAAATCACGGTTAGATGGATTGATAACCGCAACAATTGGCAAAGCAATTACAGCTACAATCATCAGTGTAAGCCCGATATTAAATAATTTCACGTTAAAAGTATTTACATCAAAACTACCAAAATTCAGTCAATTCTGTTAACTTTGCAACCTTAATTTTTTGAGGTACTTGATTGATGTATAGCGAATTTAAACAACTGGAACTTGCCAAAATAGGGCAGGAAATATTAGATTTTTGGAAAAAAGAAAACATCTTTGAAAAAAGCATTTCTTCGCGTCCTAAATCTAATCCGTTTACTTTTTACGAAGGCCCACCGTCTGCCAATGGCATGCCGGGGATCCACCATGTAATGGCGCGTGCAATTAAAGATATTTTTTGCCGCTATAAAACAATTAAGGGTTATCAGGTTAAAAGAAAAGCTGGTTGGGATACGCATGGCCTGCCGGTTGAGCTTGGAACCGAAAAGGAACTAGGAATTACTAAAGAAGATATTGGTAAAACTATTTCTATTGAAGATTATAATGAAGCTTGCAAAAAAACAGTAATGCGCTACACTGATGTGTGGAACGACTTGACTGAAAAAATGGGCTATTGGGTAGATATGGATGATCCATACATTACCTATAAGTCGAAATACATGGAATCAGTGTGGTGGCTTTTAAAGCAGATTTATGATAAAGGATTAATCTACAAAGGTTATACTATCCAACCCTATTCGCCTAAAGCCGGAACAGGATTGAGTTCGCATGAGGTCAATCAGCCTGGCGCTTACCGGGATGTTACAGATACAACGATTGTTGCTCAATTTAAGGCGATAACAAATACGTTACCATCTTTTTTACAAGCATTTGGAGATATTTACCTGATGGCATGGACCACTACACCATGGACTTTACCATCAAACACTGCTTTAACGGTTGGGCCAAAAATCGACTATGTTTTAATCAAAACGTTTAACCAATATACATTCTTGCCGACAAATGTAATTCTGGCAAAAAACCTGGTTGGCAAGCAGTTTAGTAAAATTTTCTTTGAAAGCAATGAAGTTGAAGATTTTACAAATTTTAAAACTGGCGATAAAAAAATCCCCTATCAAATACTTGCGGAATGCAAAGGAAGTGAGTTGGTTGGCATTAGATATGAACAACTTTTAACTTACGCATTGCCATACCAAAATTCTGAAAATGCATTTAGGGTAATTTCAGGAGATTTTGTAACTACAGAAGATGGTACTGGTATTGTGCATACCGCCCCTACTTTTGGTGCAGATGATGCTAAAGTAGCTAAAGAAGCTACTCCTGAAGTACCGCCAATGCTGGTATTAGACGAAAATGATACCCCTGTTCCATTAGTAGATTTACAGGGTAAATTTACCAAACATGTTGGCCCTTTTGCAGGCAAATATGTAAAGAACGAATATTACAACGCTGGCGAAGCACCTGAAAAATCGGTTGATGTAGAAATCGCCATTTTATTAAAGGAAGAAAATAAAGCTTTTAAAGTAGAAAAATATGTTCACAGTTACCCACACAGCTGGAGAACTGATGAACCACTTTTGTATTATCCTTTAGATTCGTGGTTTATTAAAGTTACAGATGTTAAAGACAGAATGTTCGACCTTAATGAAACCATTAACTGGAAACCAAAATCGACTGGCGAAGGTCGTTTTGGAAACTGGCTAAAAAACGCTAACGACTGGAATTTATCACGTTCGAGATATTGGGGAATTCCTTTGCCAATCTGGAGAACTGAAGATAAAAAAGAAGAAGTGTTAATTGGCTCTGTCGAGGAACTTTATAATGCCATTGAAAAATCTATAGCAGCTGGTTTCCAGAAAGAAAATCCTTTTAAGGGATTCGAAATCGGGAACATGTCTGAAGAGAACTATGATTTGATCGATTTACATAAAAATGTGGTCGACAAAATTGTTTTAGTATCTCCATCAGGTAAACCGATGAGTCGCGAAAGTGATTTAATTGATGTTTGGTTTGACTCTGGTGCTATGCCTTATGCCCAGTGGCACTACCCTTTTGAAAACAAAGAAACAATCGATGGAAATGAAGATTTTCCAGCAGATTTTATTGCCGAAGGTGTAGACCAAACCCGTGGCTGGTTTTATACCCTACATGCAATCTCTACATTAGTTTTTGATAAAGTAGCGTACAAGAATGTAGTTTCAAATGGACTTGTACTAGACAAAAACGGACAAAAAATGTCTAAACGTTTAGGCAATGCTGCTGATCCATTCCAAACTATAAACGAATATGGTGCTGATGCAAC
Proteins encoded in this region:
- the ileS gene encoding isoleucine--tRNA ligase is translated as MYSEFKQLELAKIGQEILDFWKKENIFEKSISSRPKSNPFTFYEGPPSANGMPGIHHVMARAIKDIFCRYKTIKGYQVKRKAGWDTHGLPVELGTEKELGITKEDIGKTISIEDYNEACKKTVMRYTDVWNDLTEKMGYWVDMDDPYITYKSKYMESVWWLLKQIYDKGLIYKGYTIQPYSPKAGTGLSSHEVNQPGAYRDVTDTTIVAQFKAITNTLPSFLQAFGDIYLMAWTTTPWTLPSNTALTVGPKIDYVLIKTFNQYTFLPTNVILAKNLVGKQFSKIFFESNEVEDFTNFKTGDKKIPYQILAECKGSELVGIRYEQLLTYALPYQNSENAFRVISGDFVTTEDGTGIVHTAPTFGADDAKVAKEATPEVPPMLVLDENDTPVPLVDLQGKFTKHVGPFAGKYVKNEYYNAGEAPEKSVDVEIAILLKEENKAFKVEKYVHSYPHSWRTDEPLLYYPLDSWFIKVTDVKDRMFDLNETINWKPKSTGEGRFGNWLKNANDWNLSRSRYWGIPLPIWRTEDKKEEVLIGSVEELYNAIEKSIAAGFQKENPFKGFEIGNMSEENYDLIDLHKNVVDKIVLVSPSGKPMSRESDLIDVWFDSGAMPYAQWHYPFENKETIDGNEDFPADFIAEGVDQTRGWFYTLHAISTLVFDKVAYKNVVSNGLVLDKNGQKMSKRLGNAADPFQTINEYGADATRWYMISNANPWDNLKFDIDGIAEVRRKFFGTLYNTYAFFALYANIDKFEIDKNNLSKVEDRTELDRWILSLLQTLINEVDESYNTYEPTKATRAIQAFVDEHLSNWYIRLSRRRFWKGEMTDDKRAAYETLYTCLETLAQLMSPVAPFFADWLYRNLTVTDAYAEQSVHLTLWKEADQSLIDTDLNERMVYAQDISSMVLSLRKKSGINVRQPLEKILIPSLSGDFEQKISKVADYILSETNVKHIEFITDTHGIVKKKLKPNFKSLGKKVGKDMSLVKQALENSNQDDIQRLENDGFIIVIGSNGEEFTINLNDDVEVFAEDIPGWQVTNLGSLTVALDVTISEELKQEGISRELVNRIQNLRKELNFEVTDRIKVSLQNDNLVAHAVAKNKDYICAEILADEFELTDTVNNANKIVIDDVELSISVTKI